In Desulfovibrio aminophilus, the genomic stretch TCGGCCAGCCAGTAGGAGGCGAACAGCCCGGCCGGGCCGCCGCCGACCACGATCACGTCGAAATCCGTCTTCACGCTCTTGGCGTTCATCTTTTCTCCATGCGCCGGACACGATTGGAGCCCGCCGGCGCCTGGGCGCTCATGCGGGCTCACCCTCTGCACGCGGCCCGGGGCCGCCGCGACGCCCCGTTCAGACGACCATGTCCAGCAGGTTTCCGGTCATCTGGTCCCAGGCCCGGACAGCGGAGGCGTTGGCGTTGAAGGCCGCCTCGTTCACGCCCATGGAGACCATCTCGTGGGCGATGTCCGTGTTGCTGCCCTGCACGTAGGCGGGCACGGCCTCGGTCCGTCCGGCGTCGTTCTCGAGCTTGGTGGTGGAGATCTGGGGGCCGGGGTCGGAGCTGCGGCGCACGTCGGCCACGGCCACGCCGCCCTCGGCGGTGGTTTCGAAGTCCACGCGGCTCGAACGGAAACCCTCGGTGTTCACGTTGGCGATGTTGTTCGCCGTCACCTGCTGGGCCACGCTGAAGGCCCCAAGGGCCTGGGAGCTCGCATCGATGTTCATGGCCTTCGTCCTTGATATTCCTTTTAGCTCTTTTCCACGCGCCTTTCAATAGCGGCCACGGCCGAGTGGTCGTGGATGGATTCGAAGCTCTCCACCTCCACCCGGAACCAGGTGATGCGCGGATGCTCGGAGAGGCCCTTGGCCGCCGTGCGCACCACGTCCTCC encodes the following:
- a CDS encoding flagellar basal body protein, whose translation is MNIDASSQALGAFSVAQQVTANNIANVNTEGFRSSRVDFETTAEGGVAVADVRRSSDPGPQISTTKLENDAGRTEAVPAYVQGSNTDIAHEMVSMGVNEAAFNANASAVRAWDQMTGNLLDMVV